In Polynucleobacter arcticus, the following proteins share a genomic window:
- a CDS encoding haloacid dehalogenase type II gives MIKPSKILAFDVFGTIVDWHGSIVAEVERLGLAVDPIEFASAWRSGYKPAMAKVRSGKLGWTKIDDLHRSILDDLLKSFDINSLSESQIHDLNQIWHRLNPWPDTVEGLGRLKRQSMIVTLSNGNLGLLADMAKNAALPWDLILSAEVFRHYKPDPETYLGVADIFDVSPEEVMLVAAHKDDLLAAKACGLKTAFIERPLEFGPKVIRDDLHRESFTDYHAKDLNDLATQLGC, from the coding sequence ATGATTAAACCAAGCAAAATATTAGCATTTGATGTCTTTGGCACAATAGTGGATTGGCATGGATCGATAGTGGCCGAAGTTGAGAGATTGGGGCTAGCAGTTGATCCAATCGAGTTTGCTAGCGCCTGGAGATCCGGCTATAAACCCGCAATGGCTAAGGTACGCTCGGGCAAGTTGGGCTGGACAAAAATAGATGATTTGCACCGCTCTATTCTGGATGACTTACTGAAATCATTTGATATCAACTCATTATCTGAATCACAAATCCACGATTTAAATCAGATTTGGCATCGCCTTAATCCTTGGCCAGATACCGTCGAGGGCCTTGGAAGACTGAAGCGTCAATCGATGATTGTCACTCTCTCCAATGGTAATCTAGGCCTACTCGCAGATATGGCTAAGAATGCCGCACTGCCGTGGGATCTCATTTTGTCTGCAGAAGTATTTCGTCACTATAAGCCCGACCCAGAAACCTATCTCGGCGTTGCTGATATCTTTGATGTTTCCCCCGAAGAAGTCATGCTGGTGGCAGCACACAAGGATGATCTCCTAGCTGCAAAAGCTTGCGGCCTCAAAACGGCTTTTATCGAGAGGCCATTAGAATTCGGTCCCAAGGTCATTAGAGATGATTTGCACCGTGAAAGCTTCACGGATTATCACGCCAAGGATCTAAATGATCTTGCGACGCAACTAGGTTGTTAA
- the uvrB gene encoding excinuclease ABC subunit UvrB, which translates to MPPKSPKSPPNSPVAESKKSPVADPLGEAGHDLDPAKFVSFPDSPFHLYQPFPPAGDQPAAIDALVAGIEDGLTFQTLLGVTGSGKTFTMANVIARTGRPAIIFAPNKTLAAQLYSEFREFFPKNAVEYFVSYYDYYQPEAYVPTRDLFIEKDSSINEHIEQMRLSATKSLLERRDVIIVATVSAIYGIGNPGDYHSMVMTLRPGDKMSQRDILMRLIAMQYDRNETDFKRGVFRVRGDTIDIFPAEHNELAVRVELFDDVIESLQFFDPLTGKIRQKIPRFTVYPSSHYVTPRDTVLKAIETIKTELRTRLDEFVKDGKLVEAQRLEQRTRFDLEMLNELGFCKGIENYSRHLSGAMPGEAPPTLVDYLPNDALMFLDESHVLIGQLNAMYNGDKSRKHTLVEFGFRLPSAMDNRPLKFTEFETKMRQTVFVSATPADYENTHTGQVVEQVARPTGLVDPEIEVLPASTQVDDLLGQIHERVKVHERVLVTVLTKRMAEQLTDYLSDHGVKVRYVHSDIDTVERVEILRDLRLGVFDVLVGINLLREGLDIPEVSLVAILDADKEGFLRSERSLIQTIGRAARNVKGKAILYADRITDSMKRAMGETERRRTKQVAFNKANGIEPRGVKKRIKDIIDGVYDVKEKRSEMQVEQERARYEDMSEKDLAGEIKRLEKQMNSEAKNLEFEKAAASRDRLTKVKEMAFGARSRDAV; encoded by the coding sequence ATGCCCCCTAAGTCGCCTAAAAGTCCCCCAAATTCCCCCGTTGCCGAAAGCAAGAAAAGCCCTGTAGCTGATCCTTTGGGTGAGGCAGGCCATGACCTAGATCCAGCCAAGTTTGTTTCCTTCCCGGATTCCCCATTCCATCTCTATCAGCCCTTCCCGCCCGCCGGGGATCAGCCGGCTGCAATCGATGCTTTGGTGGCTGGAATTGAGGACGGATTGACCTTTCAGACCCTGCTGGGGGTCACGGGTTCGGGTAAAACCTTCACGATGGCTAATGTGATTGCCCGAACTGGCCGTCCTGCCATCATCTTTGCTCCTAATAAGACCTTGGCCGCTCAGCTCTACAGTGAATTTAGAGAATTTTTCCCTAAAAATGCGGTGGAGTACTTTGTGAGTTACTACGACTACTACCAACCAGAAGCATACGTACCGACACGCGATTTATTTATTGAAAAAGATTCATCGATCAATGAGCATATTGAGCAGATGCGTCTCTCTGCTACGAAAAGTTTATTAGAGCGACGTGATGTCATCATCGTTGCCACGGTCTCAGCCATTTACGGTATTGGTAATCCAGGCGACTATCACAGCATGGTGATGACTTTGCGCCCCGGCGACAAGATGAGCCAGCGCGATATTTTGATGCGCTTGATTGCGATGCAATATGACCGCAATGAAACTGATTTCAAGCGCGGTGTATTTCGAGTACGTGGCGACACGATCGACATTTTCCCGGCTGAGCATAACGAATTAGCAGTTCGTGTAGAGCTATTTGATGACGTGATTGAGAGCCTACAATTTTTTGATCCGCTCACAGGAAAAATTCGTCAAAAGATTCCACGTTTTACCGTATACCCCAGTTCGCACTATGTAACGCCACGCGATACTGTCCTCAAAGCCATTGAAACAATTAAGACGGAGCTGCGTACTCGCCTTGATGAATTCGTTAAAGATGGTAAGTTGGTTGAGGCACAACGCTTAGAGCAGCGCACCCGCTTTGATCTAGAGATGCTCAATGAGTTGGGCTTCTGTAAAGGGATTGAGAACTATTCTCGCCATCTCTCGGGCGCTATGCCGGGTGAGGCTCCGCCTACCTTGGTGGACTACTTGCCGAATGATGCCTTGATGTTCTTAGACGAGAGCCATGTCCTCATAGGGCAGCTCAATGCAATGTACAACGGTGACAAATCGCGTAAACATACCTTAGTAGAGTTTGGTTTCCGCTTACCTTCTGCGATGGATAATCGTCCACTCAAGTTCACTGAGTTTGAAACAAAGATGCGTCAGACAGTCTTTGTTTCGGCAACTCCAGCCGATTATGAAAATACGCATACTGGACAAGTGGTTGAGCAGGTAGCTAGACCGACAGGATTGGTTGATCCAGAAATTGAAGTCTTACCAGCAAGCACACAAGTCGATGACTTGCTAGGTCAGATACATGAGCGCGTCAAAGTACATGAGCGCGTTTTAGTAACCGTACTCACAAAACGTATGGCAGAGCAGTTGACAGATTATTTATCTGATCACGGTGTCAAGGTACGTTATGTGCACTCTGATATCGATACGGTAGAGCGAGTAGAGATTCTGCGTGATCTGCGCTTGGGCGTCTTTGATGTCTTGGTAGGTATTAATCTCTTGCGTGAGGGTTTAGATATTCCAGAGGTCTCACTAGTAGCGATCTTGGATGCGGATAAAGAAGGCTTCTTGCGTTCAGAGCGCAGCTTGATTCAGACAATTGGTAGGGCGGCGCGTAACGTAAAAGGTAAGGCCATCCTCTATGCCGACCGCATTACCGATTCCATGAAACGGGCGATGGGGGAGACGGAGCGTCGCCGTACCAAGCAAGTTGCTTTCAATAAGGCAAATGGGATTGAACCTCGTGGAGTCAAAAAGCGCATTAAAGACATTATTGATGGGGTTTACGACGTCAAAGAGAAGCGTTCTGAGATGCAGGTGGAACAAGAGCGGGCTCGCTATGAGGATATGAGCGAAAAGGATTTAGCGGGCGAAATCAAGCGTTTAGAGAAGCAAATGAACTCTGAGGCCAAGAATCTAGAGTTTGAAAAGGCTGCCGCAAGCCGTGATCGCCTGACTAAAGTGAAGGAAATGGCTTTTGGCGCAAGATCCCGAGACGCCGTATAG
- a CDS encoding polyhydroxyalkanoate depolymerase, producing MLYQLHEFQKALLQPVSSWARAASEAFIDASNPASKIPGSERLAASYELLYRLGKNYNKPEFGIRSVQAHGREVAIHERTIVAKPFCNLIRFKRFSDDLDVIKKLKADPVVLVVAPLSGHHATLLRDTVRTLLQDHKVYITDWIDARIVPTEDGSFSLDDYVHYVQDFIRAIGADDLHVISVCQPTVPTLGAISLMASAGEKTPTSMIMMGGPIDARKSPTAVNNLADQKSYDWFESHVIYKVPPSYPGAGRKVYPGFLQHTGFIAMNPQNHMQSHWDYFQNLVRGDEQDAASHIRFYDEYNAVIDMDAQYYLDTIKTVFQDYSLPNGTWSVAGELVQPQDIQKTALLTIEGELDDISGSGQTRAAHALCAGIPKTKKDHYEVAGAGHYGIFSGRRWREKVYPKIKTFIREHQGMQKKSRARPPKLEGSKSA from the coding sequence ATGCTATATCAGTTACACGAATTTCAAAAAGCGCTACTTCAACCGGTTAGCTCTTGGGCTCGTGCAGCCTCTGAGGCATTTATTGACGCCTCAAATCCAGCCTCCAAAATTCCAGGGTCAGAACGTCTAGCTGCTAGCTATGAACTCCTCTATCGCTTGGGTAAAAACTACAACAAGCCGGAGTTCGGCATACGCTCCGTGCAGGCACATGGTCGCGAAGTAGCGATTCATGAAAGAACCATTGTTGCCAAGCCATTTTGTAACCTAATTCGCTTCAAACGCTTCTCTGATGATTTGGATGTCATTAAGAAATTAAAAGCTGATCCAGTTGTCTTAGTAGTAGCGCCGCTTTCCGGTCACCACGCTACATTGCTGCGTGATACTGTTCGCACTCTCTTGCAAGACCATAAGGTTTACATTACTGACTGGATTGATGCACGCATTGTTCCGACTGAAGATGGCAGCTTTAGTTTGGATGACTACGTTCACTATGTGCAAGATTTTATTCGCGCGATTGGTGCAGATGATTTGCATGTGATCTCCGTATGCCAACCAACAGTGCCTACATTAGGCGCAATCTCTTTGATGGCCTCTGCCGGTGAAAAAACACCTACCTCGATGATCATGATGGGTGGCCCAATTGACGCACGCAAGTCCCCAACAGCGGTTAATAACTTAGCTGATCAAAAATCTTATGATTGGTTTGAAAGTCATGTAATTTATAAAGTGCCACCAAGCTATCCAGGTGCTGGTCGCAAAGTATATCCAGGCTTCTTGCAGCACACCGGCTTTATTGCTATGAACCCGCAGAACCATATGCAGTCACATTGGGATTACTTCCAAAACTTGGTGCGTGGCGACGAGCAAGATGCTGCCTCACATATTCGTTTTTACGATGAATACAACGCAGTGATTGATATGGATGCGCAGTATTATCTGGACACTATCAAGACAGTGTTCCAAGACTATTCATTACCGAATGGCACTTGGTCTGTTGCCGGTGAATTAGTTCAACCGCAAGATATTCAGAAAACAGCTTTGCTCACCATTGAAGGTGAGCTCGACGATATTTCTGGTAGCGGGCAAACTCGTGCAGCACATGCATTGTGCGCGGGCATTCCCAAGACGAAGAAAGATCACTATGAGGTTGCGGGTGCTGGCCACTACGGCATATTCTCTGGTCGTCGCTGGCGTGAGAAGGTGTACCCTAAAATTAAAACGTTTATTCGTGAACACCAAGGTATGCAAAAAAAATCTCGCGCTAGACCACCCAAACTAGAAGGCTCAAAGTCTGCATAG
- a CDS encoding VOC family protein has protein sequence MALKKMIDRIDHIVLTVTDIEISTIWYENTLGFEREFFRGPEGQPRHALKFGQLKINLQDAATETPTKARVPTIGSGDFCLVAAIPLDEFIEHLHQIQVPIDVGPVPRRGALGPIRSVYLRDPDGNLVEVAEYV, from the coding sequence ATGGCTTTGAAGAAAATGATTGATCGTATTGATCATATTGTGCTGACAGTTACCGATATTGAGATATCCACAATATGGTACGAGAACACTCTGGGATTCGAGAGAGAGTTTTTTAGGGGGCCAGAGGGTCAGCCACGTCATGCCCTGAAATTTGGCCAGTTAAAAATCAATCTTCAGGATGCCGCAACTGAAACGCCTACTAAAGCCAGAGTCCCGACCATTGGGTCTGGAGATTTCTGTTTAGTTGCTGCCATTCCCTTAGATGAATTCATTGAGCACCTGCATCAGATTCAAGTTCCAATCGATGTCGGCCCAGTTCCGAGAAGAGGCGCCTTAGGGCCAATCCGTTCGGTATATTTACGCGATCCCGATGGCAATTTGGTAGAGGTTGCCGAGTACGTGTGA
- the rsxB gene encoding electron transport complex subunit RsxB, whose protein sequence is MNTQQTTELANRLEDILPQTQCTKCSYPDCRAYAEALATGEVLPNRCPPGGVEGIKRLSAVLASIFPQDAFELHPTIDAECGVERPRPVAFIDPKTCIGCTLCIQACPVDAIVGASKQMHVVLGDLCTGCDLCIPPCPVDCITMIDVTHNQTGWDAWSPELAETARARYEARDIRLDREQRDNDDRLAKKAAAKLLVVNAENPDSEVAKKEQERKRAIIAAAIARAQQQQ, encoded by the coding sequence ATGAATACCCAGCAGACGACAGAACTTGCAAATCGTCTCGAGGACATACTTCCTCAAACTCAATGCACCAAATGTAGTTATCCGGATTGCCGCGCCTATGCAGAAGCGCTCGCAACAGGCGAGGTCTTACCCAATCGCTGCCCTCCTGGCGGCGTTGAGGGAATTAAAAGACTCAGCGCTGTCCTAGCCTCTATTTTTCCTCAAGATGCGTTTGAGTTACATCCAACGATCGATGCTGAATGCGGCGTGGAACGTCCTAGACCAGTTGCGTTTATTGATCCGAAGACTTGCATTGGGTGCACGCTCTGTATTCAGGCATGTCCGGTGGATGCGATTGTGGGCGCCTCAAAGCAAATGCACGTGGTCTTAGGTGACTTGTGTACCGGTTGCGATCTCTGCATTCCACCCTGCCCAGTAGATTGCATCACTATGATTGATGTCACTCACAATCAAACTGGCTGGGATGCCTGGTCACCTGAATTAGCGGAAACAGCGCGAGCAAGATATGAGGCCCGTGATATCCGACTGGATCGCGAGCAGCGTGACAATGATGACCGCCTGGCAAAGAAAGCAGCTGCTAAGCTGCTAGTAGTGAATGCTGAAAATCCAGACTCAGAAGTAGCCAAAAAAGAACAAGAAAGAAAACGCGCCATCATCGCAGCTGCGATTGCGAGGGCACAACAACAGCAATGA
- a CDS encoding DUF1841 family protein — protein MAIFNPTREEVRRFFCDTWKKKIDNHILTPMETLASDWMLQHPEYHNLLADPEGAIAQDYTPERGETNPFLHLSMHLSISEQISIDQPPGIKAVSEKLAKKLGSEHEAQHAMMECLGQVMWEAQREGQALSPEKYLEALMSLI, from the coding sequence GTGGCAATCTTTAATCCAACCCGAGAAGAAGTGAGACGATTTTTTTGCGATACCTGGAAGAAGAAAATAGATAATCACATCCTGACGCCAATGGAAACGCTTGCGAGCGACTGGATGTTGCAACACCCGGAATATCACAATCTTTTAGCGGATCCTGAAGGTGCAATAGCCCAAGATTACACGCCCGAGCGAGGAGAAACCAATCCATTCTTACACCTCTCGATGCATTTATCGATCAGTGAGCAAATCTCTATCGATCAACCACCAGGGATTAAAGCGGTTTCCGAAAAGCTGGCTAAAAAACTCGGCTCTGAACATGAAGCCCAACATGCCATGATGGAATGCTTAGGGCAAGTAATGTGGGAGGCGCAGCGCGAAGGTCAAGCACTGAGTCCCGAAAAGTATCTAGAAGCATTGATGAGTCTGATCTAA
- a CDS encoding amino acid aminotransferase, protein MNLFASVQLAPKDPIFGLTEAYVADQRADKVNLGVGVYYTDEGKVPLLKAVMKAEEAIVAKHSPRSYIPIEGPNPYNSAVQNLLFGAESSLMKDGRVITAECLGGTGALRVGADFIKRLNLNAPCAISNPTWENHRGIFESAGFEVLEYTYFDGVTRGVNFDGMVKSLESFPKYTTVLLHACCHNPTGADITEAQWRQVIEICKAKDLIPFLDMAYQGFAADIEKDGIAVRLFAESGMSFFVSSSFSKSFSLYGERVGALSIVTQSKDESTRVLSQLKRVIRTNYSNPPTHGAAIVASVLNSPDLRQLWEDELAEMRDRIKAMRHGLVEKLAAAGVKQDFAFIEAQRGMFSYSGLTVEQVERLQKEDGIYALSTGRICVAALNTKNIDKVAKAIARVLA, encoded by the coding sequence ATGAACCTTTTTGCTTCCGTCCAACTAGCCCCTAAAGACCCTATTTTTGGCCTCACTGAAGCCTATGTCGCCGATCAACGCGCAGACAAAGTGAATTTAGGCGTTGGTGTCTATTACACCGACGAAGGTAAGGTACCTCTTCTGAAAGCAGTCATGAAGGCTGAAGAGGCCATTGTGGCCAAGCACTCACCTCGCAGCTACATTCCAATTGAAGGTCCAAACCCTTACAACAGCGCAGTACAAAACCTCTTGTTTGGCGCAGAGTCGTCACTCATGAAGGATGGTCGCGTCATTACAGCCGAGTGCCTTGGTGGCACAGGTGCGTTGCGTGTTGGTGCGGATTTTATTAAGCGCCTCAATTTGAATGCGCCCTGCGCAATCAGCAATCCCACTTGGGAAAACCACCGCGGGATTTTCGAATCCGCTGGGTTTGAAGTACTTGAATACACTTATTTTGATGGCGTTACTCGTGGCGTTAATTTTGATGGCATGGTGAAGTCTTTAGAATCTTTCCCAAAGTACACCACCGTGTTGCTGCATGCTTGCTGCCATAACCCAACCGGTGCAGACATCACTGAAGCGCAATGGCGTCAAGTGATTGAGATCTGCAAAGCAAAAGACTTGATTCCGTTTTTAGATATGGCTTACCAAGGATTTGCAGCAGACATCGAGAAAGACGGTATTGCAGTCCGTTTATTCGCTGAGTCTGGAATGTCATTCTTTGTATCCAGCTCATTCTCAAAATCCTTTTCTCTTTACGGTGAACGCGTTGGCGCACTGTCTATCGTGACCCAAAGTAAAGATGAGTCCACTCGTGTGTTGTCGCAATTAAAGCGCGTCATTCGTACAAACTATTCCAATCCACCAACACACGGTGCCGCAATTGTCGCCTCCGTTCTGAACTCGCCAGATCTAAGACAGCTTTGGGAAGATGAATTAGCTGAAATGCGTGATCGCATCAAAGCAATGCGTCATGGACTGGTTGAAAAACTCGCTGCCGCTGGCGTAAAGCAAGATTTCGCCTTTATCGAAGCGCAGCGTGGCATGTTCTCTTACTCAGGTCTCACGGTTGAGCAAGTAGAGCGCTTACAAAAGGAAGATGGTATTTACGCCCTCTCTACCGGCCGTATCTGTGTAGCCGCCCTCAATACTAAAAATATTGATAAGGTGGCTAAGGCAATCGCTCGCGTATTAGCATAA
- the nth gene encoding endonuclease III, with product MNLEKRQAFFELLRANNPHPETELEYSSPFELLIAVLLSAQATDISVNKGTKKLFQIANTPQALLDLGEAGVKPYIQHIGLFNSKGKHIQETCRLLIDKHGGEVPQNREELEALPGVGRKTANVILNTAFGHLTMAVDTHIFRVSNRTGLAPGKDVVKVEEQLLKRVPKEFLQDAHHWLILHGRYTCKARNPDCELCIVEPLCGFKQKTGKGKVRGNL from the coding sequence ATGAATCTCGAAAAGCGCCAAGCCTTCTTTGAGTTACTGAGGGCAAACAATCCCCACCCAGAGACAGAGCTGGAATATAGCTCACCATTTGAGTTGCTAATTGCCGTACTGCTTTCAGCACAAGCCACTGACATCTCCGTCAATAAAGGCACGAAAAAACTCTTTCAAATTGCCAATACACCTCAAGCTCTGTTGGATCTCGGTGAGGCAGGGGTTAAGCCCTATATCCAGCATATTGGTTTATTTAACTCCAAGGGCAAGCATATTCAGGAGACCTGTCGACTGTTGATAGATAAGCATGGTGGCGAGGTACCGCAAAATCGAGAAGAGCTTGAAGCGCTTCCCGGCGTTGGTAGAAAGACGGCTAACGTGATTCTTAATACTGCTTTTGGGCACCTGACTATGGCGGTCGATACCCATATCTTTAGGGTATCCAACCGTACTGGCCTCGCCCCCGGTAAAGATGTAGTGAAAGTAGAGGAGCAACTTCTCAAACGAGTACCCAAAGAGTTTTTGCAGGATGCCCATCATTGGCTTATTCTGCATGGCAGGTACACCTGCAAGGCGCGCAATCCCGATTGTGAGCTGTGTATTGTTGAACCTCTATGCGGCTTTAAACAAAAAACTGGTAAAGGGAAAGTCCGTGGCAATCTTTAA